The nucleotide window ACTACCTTTTGATATTTGCAATTTCTCGCCATTAAATTCTTTCACACCATTTACCAATGTGAATTTAACAGGAATCCCTACAGTAGGCAAATTCGATTTTCTATCTACTGCATGTACATGATAATGTCCTATCATACCTCTTTTCACATCATACTCAGTTGATTCATATACTATCGAAAGCGTCGTTGCACGACCATCTGACGATTCATCTAAGTTAAACTTTAATGTAATAGGTGCTTCTATACTTATATTACCATCAGTATATACAATGCTGAGTGTTCCTGTCTCAGGGAATACAGCAGGAGGCGTATAACTGAAACTTCCCTTTCCATTTTCATCTGTAACTACAGAATTAGATTCAACAGAACCCAAATGCTGATCAAATACTTTCATTGCAACAGGGGCACCAGGAACAGCAAAGTCATTTTGTGTCAATTGAAATTCGATCTTATACTTTTCATATGCAGTAATATTCAAATTTGATGTCACATTCTTAAACGCATACCCATTAGTAGCAGGTGGAGGAGTTGGAGTAATTGGGTCTTTTTTACTATTACTCCCACATCCTGATAACAGCATACTCATTGCTGCTATCATTACTGTATATATAATCTTTTTTTTCATAGTGATCTATTCTCCCTTTCTATTCTTTTAGAACATATAATGAACGCCAAAGACAATACTTCCTATATGGTCTAAAGCATCTGCATCTGATAGCGTATATCTATATCCAAGATCTATATTTATCATCTCTCCAGCTTCTAAAACAATACCAGCTTGCCCACCATATAGAAAACCACTATCATCAACATAACTACTTTCATAATTTGCATATCCTACATTAACACCTATATATGGTCTCACTGTAGATTCTTTTTCTAATACAAAATAGTCCAAAGTCAAATATCCTTTTTCAATATTTTGATCATTATCACTACTGTCATAATAATCAAATATAAAGGTAGTTCTCCATTGATCATTCTGTGCACCTATTTTAACCCCAAATTCCACATCATTGTCACCTTTGAAATCTGGTTCTATTACAACCATATCACCTTCCATATGTCCTACATCACCTTGTACTTCAGCATACCCCACTTCTAAACCTATAAAAGTTTTACTTGTAAAAATATCACCTGCGTAAAGTGTACTACCCAATGTTACACATAAAAGTGCAATTACTACCTTTTTCATCATTTGAAACTCCTTGTCCTTGTTTTAAATATTTGTATTTTAAAAATACCTATAACATAAGCATATCATATTTTTATATTTTTTAATCTTAAAGCAATATATTTTTTTGTAATAAAAATGGAAAATTAGGTAATATCCTTTCACAGAACATATGAAAATTGGAATTAGTACCCCACGGGATTAGCTGTATGATTAGAATTTAGCAAGTGGTAGCAAGACGGGAACTCGAATCCCGGACCTCCGCCTTATGAGAGCAGCGCTCTAACCAACTGAGCTATCTTGCCACTAATGAAGAGACCGGAATTCTAGCTAAAGTTAGCTTTATTGTCAATAGTTTTTTTCAAAAATCAGAGATTTAATAGTTTTTCTACTTTTTTCTGGTCGAATCCGCAGATCCACTGTGAACCGATAAGATAGACTGGAACCCCTCTGCAGCCATGCTGTTCACAGTCCTTTGCCGCCTTCTGGTCCTTGGAAATGTCTATGACCTTGAATTTGATACCGTGTGATTTCAGATGGTTCTTTGCAGTGGTGCACCACTTGCATGTCGGTGTGGTGAAGAGTACGACTTTTTTCTGTTTCTTTTCCATGACAGTTGTCTTCTCCTTTCTTTTTTTCAAAATTATACAACATTTATATACTGATTTCAACCATAGGTTAAAATAATTTGTTAAAAAACTTTAGTGTAGTTGACTAAAGACTATTGACAAAATGGACATTTTTTTGTATGATTCCAATACAAAAAACATAATCTTAAGGAGATATCATGAATTTTAAGCCATTAGGTGACAGACTTTTGATCCAGAGAGTCGAAGAAGCCAATACTACGGCATCAGGGATCATCATACCGGACAATGCAAAAGAGAAGCCCTCCAAAGGGAAAGTGATCGCTGTAGGCAGCGAAGTCGAAGATATAAACGTAGATGACACGGTCGTGTTCGGAAAGTATTCAGGAAATGAGATCATCCTGGATGGAACGGAGTACCTTATTATGGAAAGCTCTGACATCTTCGGGATACTTGTATAACATCAAACCAATTTACCAAGAATTAAAAAGGATATAACATGGCAAAAGAGATATTTTTTTCAGATACAGCAAGAAACGGACTGTTTGAAGGTGTAACAAAACTGGCAGATGCAGTCAAAGTTACTATGGGACCAAGAGGTCGCAACGTGCTTATTCAAAAGAGTTTCGGTGCACCGCACATTACCAAAGACGGTGTGAGCGTGGCAAGAGAGATCGAACTCTCGGACACACTGGAGAACATGGGAGCACAGCTGGTCAAGGAAGTGGCAAGCAACACGGCGGATGAGGCCGGTGACGGTACAACGACTGCAACCGTACTCGCACACTCCATCTTCAAAGAGGGACTCAGAAACATCACCGCGGGTGCCAACCCGATCGAAGTGAAGAGAGGTATGGACAAAGCATCTGCTGCGATCATCGATGAGCTCAAGAAGATCTCCAAAGAGGTCAAGGACAAAAAAGAGATCGCACAGGTAGCGACCATCTCCGCAAACTCGGATGAGACCATTGGTAACCTTATTGCCGAAGCAATGGAGAGGGTCGGGAAAGACGGTGTCATCACTGTGGAAGAGGCCAAAGGGATCAATGATGATCTTGAAGTCGTTGAAGGTATGCAGTTCGACAGAGGATACCTCTCACCCTACTTCGTGACCAACACGGAGAAGATGACATGTGAGATGGAGAATCCGCTGCTTCTCATTACTGATGGCAAGATCACTTCGCTGAAGGACCTTGTACCTATTTTGGAGCAGATCCAGCAGAGTGGAAGACCGCTGTTGATCATCGCAGATGATCTCGAAGGTGAAGCATTGGCTACACTGGTACTCAACAGACTCAAAGGGGTACTGAACATTGCCGCGGTCAAAGCCCCAGGTTTTGGTGACAGAAAGAAAGAGATGCTCAAAGACATCGCTATCCTTACGGGAGCGAATGTCATTACGGAAGAGCTTGGACTCAGTCTTGACAAAGCAACACTAAATGATCTTGGTCAGGCTGCAAGAGTGGTCATCGACAAAGACAATACAGTTATCGTAGACGGTAAAGGTGACAGTGCCGCTGTTGAAGCAAGAGTTGCCGAGATCAAAGTACAGGTTGAAAATACAACGAGCGAATATGACAAAGAGAAACTCCAGGAGAGACTGGCAAAACTCTCCGGCGGTGTCGCTGTCATCAAAGTCGGTGCTGCTACAGAGACTGAAATGAAAGAGAAGAAAGACAGAGTGGATGATGCGCTATCCGCAACAAAGGCAGCTGTAGATGAAGGTATCGTTATCGGTGGCGGTGCAGCCCTTGCCAAAGCAAGCAAAGCGGTAAAACTTGACCTTGCGCACGATGAAGCCGTCGGTGCGGACATCATCCTCAGAGCTGTTTATGCGCCGATGAAGCAGATCGCAGAGAATGCCGGATTCGATGCAGGTGTCGTAGCAGACAAGATCGCGAACAATGCTGAGGCGAACCTCGGATTCAATGCGGCAACAGGCGAATATGTCGACATGCTTGAAGCGGGTATCATCGATCCGTTGAAAGTGGCACGTGTGGCACTTCAGAATGCAACCTCTGTGGCAAGCCTGCTGCTCACGACGGAAGCAACCGTCTCTGACATCAAAGAAAACCCTACACCGGCTCCGGCAATGCCTGACATGGGCGGAATGCCTGGCATGATGTAATCCTGACAGACTACATTATTCTATAGAACAGCATCACATGCTGTTCTACTTCCTTTTATTTACTTCCAAAAACAAATTATCGCAACAACTTCTGGAATTCAAAGACAGGCAACGGCTTGGCAAAATAGAATCCCTGCATATAATCACAACCGTAACTCTCTATAAGATCTGCCATCTCCAGGGTCTCTATTCCCTCCACAACGATCTTCATTCCCAGACTGTGCCCCAGATCTATGATCGATTGTACGATACGCTGATCTTCCTCATTGGTCATAATATAATCGATGAGTATCTTGTCGATCTTCAGGATCGTAGCCGGAAATCGCTTGAGATAGGAAAATGATGTATACCCTGTCCCGAAATCATCAAGAACAATACCTACCCCCAGCTTTCTCAACTCTATAAAGTGCTGTGATGAGCGCTCTTCGTCCTGCATGGCCAGCCCTTCAGTGATCTCGAATTTGATCAATTCCGGATTGGCCTGATGATATTTGAGTCTGTCGATCACATTTTCGACAAAATTACCGGTTTCTATTTCAAGAAGTGAAAGATTGATGGAGACTTCAACCTCTCTGAACTTGAAAAGTTCCCAGCGTTTCTGCTGTTTCAGGACTTCATCAAGTACGAATTTTCCCAATTCGACAATAAACCCGGTCTTCTCCATAATGGGAATGAAGATATCGGGACGGATCATACCGTATTTTGGATGCCGCCAACGGATCAATGCCTCTGCAGAGACGATCTCTTTGCTTTTGGCATCAACAATAGGCTGGTAATAGACTTCGAACTGATTGCGTTCAAGTGCTTCATGCATATCGTTATAGAGTACCAATTCATCATAGCTGTGATTCTGTTTATCCGGAATATAGAATTCGATACGTCCATATCCGCTTTTTTCCGCTTTGGCCAATGCTTTATAGGCATTATCGAAGAGCTTTATCGTAGG belongs to Sulfurovum riftiae and includes:
- a CDS encoding outer membrane beta-barrel protein, with the protein product MMKKVVIALLCVTLGSTLYAGDIFTSKTFIGLEVGYAEVQGDVGHMEGDMVVIEPDFKGDNDVEFGVKIGAQNDQWRTTFIFDYYDSSDNDQNIEKGYLTLDYFVLEKESTVRPYIGVNVGYANYESSYVDDSGFLYGGQAGIVLEAGEMINIDLGYRYTLSDADALDHIGSIVFGVHYMF
- a CDS encoding glutaredoxin family protein, translated to MEKKQKKVVLFTTPTCKWCTTAKNHLKSHGIKFKVIDISKDQKAAKDCEQHGCRGVPVYLIGSQWICGFDQKKVEKLLNL
- the groES gene encoding co-chaperone GroES, encoding MNFKPLGDRLLIQRVEEANTTASGIIIPDNAKEKPSKGKVIAVGSEVEDINVDDTVVFGKYSGNEIILDGTEYLIMESSDIFGILV
- the groL gene encoding chaperonin GroEL (60 kDa chaperone family; promotes refolding of misfolded polypeptides especially under stressful conditions; forms two stacked rings of heptamers to form a barrel-shaped 14mer; ends can be capped by GroES; misfolded proteins enter the barrel where they are refolded when GroES binds); the protein is MAKEIFFSDTARNGLFEGVTKLADAVKVTMGPRGRNVLIQKSFGAPHITKDGVSVAREIELSDTLENMGAQLVKEVASNTADEAGDGTTTATVLAHSIFKEGLRNITAGANPIEVKRGMDKASAAIIDELKKISKEVKDKKEIAQVATISANSDETIGNLIAEAMERVGKDGVITVEEAKGINDDLEVVEGMQFDRGYLSPYFVTNTEKMTCEMENPLLLITDGKITSLKDLVPILEQIQQSGRPLLIIADDLEGEALATLVLNRLKGVLNIAAVKAPGFGDRKKEMLKDIAILTGANVITEELGLSLDKATLNDLGQAARVVIDKDNTVIVDGKGDSAAVEARVAEIKVQVENTTSEYDKEKLQERLAKLSGGVAVIKVGAATETEMKEKKDRVDDALSATKAAVDEGIVIGGGAALAKASKAVKLDLAHDEAVGADIILRAVYAPMKQIAENAGFDAGVVADKIANNAEANLGFNAATGEYVDMLEAGIIDPLKVARVALQNATSVASLLLTTEATVSDIKENPTPAPAMPDMGGMPGMM